In the Hordeum vulgare subsp. vulgare chromosome 7H, MorexV3_pseudomolecules_assembly, whole genome shotgun sequence genome, one interval contains:
- the LOC123410842 gene encoding protein FAR1-RELATED SEQUENCE 5-like — protein sequence MHKFYPFLQTTQRSEGFNVVLKKYVNPQNSIMDFIHQYAAIQEKIMCAESKQDADTTITTARKWRYNPIELQMSSIYTRNIFVTFQGEMQSLLSYSCKQTGAQEYMVDCIAKFVPAYGSKSFKVHANVEEGVYMCECCKYEHDGIVCCHILRIMVQLGVTTLTAAYILKRWMWLVEEMLVDMSSQVPRKVHEMREESVILMKTTFIKNEFASLAKVGCRTSDGRNIIGTHLKEMKRELAALAKEQEKKRIKDDVAPVFSATTPSAPSMS from the exons ATGCACAAGTTCTACCCCTTTCTCCAGACCACGCAAAGGAGTGAAGGCTTCAATGTTGTGCTCAAAAAGTATGTCAACCCACAAAACTCAATCATGGACTTTATTCACCAATATGCTGCCATACAAGAGAAGATAATGTGTGCTGAGAGCAAGCAGGATGCAGACACAACAATCACAACAGCTAGGAAGTGGAGATACAACCCAATTGAGCTCCAAATGTCAAGTATCTATACGCGCAATATTTTTGTTACGTTCCAGGGGGAGATGCAGTCACTGTTGTCGTACAGCTGTAAGCAGACGGGTGCCCAAGAGTACATGGTTGACTGCATTGCAAAGTTTGTCCCGGCATATGGCAGCAAGTCCTTTAAGGTTCATGCAAATGTTGAAGAAGGGGTGTATATGTGTGAATGTTGCAAGTATGAGCACGATGGGATCGTCTGTTGCCATATACTAAGG ATCATGGTCCAGCTTGGTGTTACCACGTTGACAGCGGCATACATACTCAAGAGATGGATGTGGCTTGTGGAGGAAATGCTCGTTGATATGTCATCACAAGTCCCTCGCAAGGTGCATGAGATGCGTGAGGAGTCGGTGATTCTGATGAAAACAACCTTCATAAAGAATGAGTTTGCCTCACTTGCTAAAGTTGGGTGCCGCACATCTGATGGTCGAAATATAATAGGTACACACTTAAAAGAGATGAAGAGGGAGCTAGCTGCGCTTGCAAAAGAACAGGAAAAAAAGAGAATCAAGGATGATGTTGCTCCAGTTTTTTCAGCGACTACTCCAAGTGCACCATCTATGTCATAA